In one window of Corynebacterium incognita DNA:
- a CDS encoding phosphoglycerate kinase, with the protein MAKKTLDDLLAEGVASRHVLVRSDFNVPLDEDGNITDPGRINASLPTIKALVDGGAKVILSAHLGRPKGEVNPKFSLAPVAEALSEALDQYVALAQDVTGEDAHERANGLNDGDVMLLENVRFDARETSKDEAERGAFADELVALAADNGAFVSDGFGVVHRAQASVYDVAKRLPAYAGKLVDKELEVLSKIAETPEHPYVVVLGGAKVSDKLGVIEALAEKADKIIIGGGMCYTLLAAQGYNTQNSLLQEDQIDNCKSLLERFGDKIVLPVDLLATSNFDSSQAEMETVGLDGIPEGWLSTDIGPESVKKFSEVLASAKTIFWNGPMGVFEQEAYAKGTAGVAQAIIDATSNGAFTVVGGGDSAASVRALGLDEDGFSHISTGGGASLEYLEGKELPGVSVLN; encoded by the coding sequence ATGGCCAAGAAGACTCTGGATGACCTGCTCGCGGAAGGCGTGGCTTCCCGCCACGTCCTGGTTCGCTCTGATTTCAACGTTCCCCTCGATGAGGACGGCAACATCACTGACCCGGGCCGGATTAATGCCTCCCTGCCCACGATCAAGGCGCTTGTCGACGGCGGCGCAAAGGTCATCCTCAGCGCCCACCTGGGCCGCCCGAAGGGCGAGGTCAACCCGAAGTTCTCCCTGGCTCCCGTAGCGGAAGCACTGTCAGAGGCATTGGATCAGTACGTGGCACTGGCGCAGGACGTGACTGGCGAGGACGCTCACGAGCGCGCGAACGGCCTCAACGATGGTGATGTCATGTTGCTGGAGAACGTGCGTTTCGACGCCCGCGAGACCTCCAAGGACGAGGCCGAGCGCGGTGCATTCGCTGACGAGCTGGTAGCACTAGCTGCCGATAACGGTGCGTTTGTCTCCGACGGCTTCGGCGTGGTGCACCGCGCCCAGGCCTCCGTCTACGACGTAGCCAAGCGTCTGCCGGCCTACGCGGGCAAGCTGGTGGACAAGGAACTCGAGGTCCTGTCCAAGATCGCTGAAACCCCGGAGCACCCATACGTCGTCGTACTCGGCGGTGCCAAGGTGTCCGACAAGCTGGGCGTCATCGAGGCCCTCGCGGAGAAGGCCGACAAGATTATCATCGGCGGCGGTATGTGCTACACGCTGCTGGCAGCGCAGGGCTACAACACCCAGAACTCACTGCTGCAGGAAGATCAAATCGACAACTGCAAGTCCCTGCTCGAGCGCTTCGGCGACAAGATCGTGCTGCCCGTCGACCTGCTGGCCACCAGCAACTTCGACTCCTCCCAGGCGGAGATGGAGACCGTCGGCCTCGACGGCATCCCGGAGGGCTGGCTGTCTACCGACATCGGACCGGAATCCGTGAAGAAGTTCTCCGAGGTTCTCGCATCTGCCAAGACCATCTTCTGGAACGGACCAATGGGTGTCTTCGAGCAGGAGGCCTACGCCAAGGGCACCGCGGGCGTGGCTCAGGCCATCATTGATGCCACGTCCAACGGCGCCTTCACCGTGGTGGGCGGCGGTGACTCCGCCGCCTCCGTCCGTGCACTCGGCCTGGACGAGGACGGCTTCAGCCACATCTCCACTGGCGGCGGCGCGTCCCTCGAGTACCTCGAGGGCAAGGAACTGCCGGGCGTTTCCGTACTCAACTAA
- the tpiA gene encoding triose-phosphate isomerase: MPRTPLIAGNWKMNLDHLEAIGALQKFVFSLPKEYYDKVDVAFMVPFTDIRSVQTLVEGDKLQVTYGAQDISEHESGAYTGEISGKMLAKLGCQWAVVGHSERRQYHGETNETVAKKAAAAHAVGITPIVCVGEPLEVREAGEHVAYVVQQTRESLAGLSAEQIANTVIAYEPVWAIGTGKVASAADAQEVCAAIRQEIGNDDVRILYGGSVKVDTIAELLQQKDVDGGLVGGASLKGEEFAKLVAAAAPFNA, encoded by the coding sequence GTGCCTCGCACCCCACTTATTGCCGGCAACTGGAAGATGAACCTCGACCACCTCGAGGCCATCGGCGCGCTCCAGAAGTTTGTGTTCTCCCTGCCCAAGGAGTACTACGACAAGGTCGACGTCGCCTTCATGGTGCCGTTCACCGATATTCGCTCCGTGCAGACCCTCGTCGAGGGCGACAAGCTTCAGGTCACCTACGGCGCGCAGGACATCTCCGAGCACGAGTCCGGCGCCTACACCGGGGAGATTTCGGGCAAGATGCTGGCTAAGCTCGGCTGCCAGTGGGCGGTCGTCGGCCACTCCGAGCGCCGCCAGTACCACGGCGAGACCAACGAGACTGTGGCCAAGAAGGCCGCCGCGGCGCATGCCGTGGGCATCACGCCCATCGTCTGTGTGGGTGAGCCGCTTGAGGTCCGCGAAGCGGGCGAGCACGTCGCGTACGTGGTGCAGCAGACCCGCGAGTCCCTCGCTGGCCTGAGCGCTGAACAGATTGCAAACACTGTCATCGCTTATGAACCCGTGTGGGCCATCGGCACCGGCAAGGTCGCGTCGGCGGCGGACGCACAGGAAGTGTGCGCAGCCATTCGCCAGGAAATTGGCAACGACGACGTCCGGATCCTTTACGGCGGATCGGTGAAGGTCGATACCATCGCTGAGCTGCTGCAACAGAAGGACGTCGACGGCGGCCTCGTAGGCGGCGCCTCGCTCAAGGGCGAGGAATTTGCGAAGCTTGTCGCGGCAGCCGCGCCGTTTAACGCTTAG